A single genomic interval of Spirosoma taeanense harbors:
- a CDS encoding TonB-dependent receptor plug domain-containing protein, protein MKKTRWWFHGAVWAALILSGMRPPEASALSSERGRELVCQADTAVPLSAVTVRAIAPERFLAGQKLQRVDSTTLLQFRFGMLTDLLALNTPLAFKSYGPGQLATVSFRGTSANHTAVLWNGININQPNLGQTDFSTLPVAGFDRLAVQYGSSASVVGSDAVGGSVLLGSSPVWKPGFSATLGQQIASFQNHQTQAGIRYASTPGQIWQVAGKTFAYRNQFNNVYPYTERRNYFLEQSETAQRGLVQDLYFRHRSGRQLSVNAWLSDNDLVVAPDDTIARERTRTQSARLQGTYEADRLTVRLGWIRDVYDYAKGNFDAPSHTRTDRFVNRVEREFVLLPTRESLRLNLRIGGEWSHYRTVTDGYGGQLITENREDLYALLRFQTVRWLVSANVRQAFVTRFNPPLTPSLGAEYRLVQHRSFALTAKGSVGRSYRVPTLNERYWLGLGNPNLRPERGFNLEAGLVANATLTEPLRLTVEATAYQNRVDDWSYWNPDYGYRVENLQLVVSKGLELSTNLTYTQARWQAGLRGGYAFIQSSQERAYSTYAQDVVGRQLPYVPLHTGTLNIFLQQHRTRLTVQTQATSRRYITFDESQFFRGVTLTNVLLEHTVRVGPVAGRVQGQVNNVFDALAFSVKRNALPGRNIAINLLLNLFPSTP, encoded by the coding sequence GTGAAGAAAACCCGCTGGTGGTTTCATGGAGCCGTTTGGGCTGCTCTCATTCTCTCCGGGATGAGGCCTCCGGAGGCATCTGCCCTATCGTCTGAACGCGGCCGGGAACTGGTCTGTCAGGCCGATACCGCCGTGCCGCTGTCGGCAGTGACGGTGCGGGCCATTGCGCCCGAACGATTTCTGGCGGGGCAGAAGCTCCAGCGCGTTGATTCGACAACCCTTCTTCAATTTCGGTTTGGGATGCTGACCGATCTGCTGGCGCTCAACACACCGCTGGCGTTCAAGAGTTACGGTCCGGGTCAACTGGCAACGGTCTCCTTTCGCGGCACGTCGGCGAATCACACGGCAGTCCTCTGGAATGGTATCAATATTAACCAGCCCAATCTGGGGCAAACGGATTTTTCGACCCTGCCCGTGGCGGGTTTCGACCGACTGGCCGTGCAGTACGGCTCCTCGGCAAGCGTCGTGGGTTCCGACGCGGTTGGTGGGAGCGTGCTGCTGGGCAGTAGTCCCGTCTGGAAACCGGGATTTTCAGCAACGCTTGGCCAGCAGATCGCTAGTTTTCAGAATCATCAGACGCAGGCTGGCATCCGGTATGCAAGCACGCCAGGACAGATTTGGCAGGTAGCGGGAAAAACGTTTGCGTACCGTAACCAGTTTAACAACGTTTATCCTTATACCGAACGACGCAACTATTTTCTGGAACAGTCCGAAACCGCGCAGCGCGGGCTGGTTCAGGACCTTTATTTTCGGCACAGAAGCGGACGGCAACTGTCGGTTAATGCCTGGCTGTCCGACAATGATCTGGTTGTTGCGCCTGACGATACCATCGCCCGCGAACGAACCCGAACTCAGTCGGCGCGTTTGCAGGGCACCTATGAAGCCGACCGTCTGACCGTCCGACTTGGCTGGATTCGGGATGTATACGATTACGCCAAGGGCAATTTTGATGCGCCAAGCCACACCCGAACGGACCGGTTTGTCAACCGCGTCGAGCGGGAGTTCGTACTCTTGCCCACCCGTGAAAGTCTGCGGCTGAATCTGCGCATCGGGGGGGAATGGTCGCACTACCGCACCGTAACGGATGGCTACGGCGGACAGCTAATTACCGAAAACCGGGAGGACCTGTACGCCCTGCTGCGGTTTCAAACGGTCCGCTGGCTTGTATCGGCTAACGTCCGGCAGGCATTTGTAACGCGCTTTAATCCACCCCTGACTCCTTCGCTCGGTGCCGAGTACCGGCTTGTTCAGCACCGCTCCTTTGCGCTGACAGCTAAAGGGTCGGTAGGCCGCAGTTACCGTGTCCCGACCCTGAACGAACGCTACTGGCTTGGGCTGGGGAATCCGAATCTGCGGCCCGAACGGGGATTTAATCTGGAAGCCGGACTGGTGGCCAACGCTACGTTAACGGAACCACTCCGTCTGACTGTAGAAGCAACCGCCTATCAGAACCGCGTGGACGACTGGTCATACTGGAATCCGGACTACGGCTATCGGGTCGAAAACCTGCAACTGGTGGTTTCGAAGGGTCTTGAGCTAAGTACGAACCTGACGTACACACAGGCCCGCTGGCAGGCAGGGCTGCGGGGCGGCTATGCCTTTATCCAGTCCTCGCAGGAGCGTGCCTATAGTACCTACGCGCAGGACGTTGTTGGGCGGCAACTGCCTTACGTACCATTGCATACGGGCACGCTGAATATCTTTTTACAGCAACACCGAACGCGCCTGACGGTGCAGACGCAGGCAACGTCGCGCCGGTACATTACGTTTGACGAAAGTCAGTTTTTCCGGGGCGTCACGCTAACTAATGTTTTGCTGGAGCATACCGTCCGGGTTGGGCCGGTGGCGGGGCGGGTGCAGGGGCAGGTCAACAACGTATTCGACGCGCTGGCGTTCAGCGTAAAACGAAATGCCTTGCCCGGTCGGAATATAGCAATTAACTTATTACTCAATTTATTTCCCAGTACTCCATGA
- a CDS encoding M16 family metallopeptidase produces MKTILTLITALFLTGLASAQTFKVPPYQKFKLKNGLTVYLMEQHEVPLINVSAVFDAGAVQDGNRYGLANMTADALLFGSAKYPKAQLEEKTEYVGASIDTYAGKEVAKLSASFAVKDQDLLFDIIQDVITRPTFDQAEFDKYKQRQLLQLTMQKESPRAVVNSYFNRFVFEGHPYANPVTGTPTAVSAISASDARQFYQKNFTADRSAIAIVGDFNTADMKKRITSLLGGWKTPAATSPRLTDPTFAFSGNRVLLINKDDARETTFLIGGKGITQNNPDFIPVTVVNTILGGRFTSWLNDALRVNSGLTYGAGSRFGTYRNSGTFAISTFTKVSTTTEAIDMALQVLDSLHRTGIDEKTLTSAKNYVKADFPPRYESASELASLLTDMFSLGFDESFINNFQKNVDGLTVARTRQIIDQYFPKNNLQFVLIGKAETIRDKVKKYGTITEKEIKADGF; encoded by the coding sequence ATGAAAACAATACTGACTCTCATTACGGCCCTGTTTCTGACGGGCCTGGCATCGGCGCAGACCTTCAAGGTGCCGCCCTATCAGAAATTCAAGCTCAAAAATGGCCTGACCGTTTACCTCATGGAGCAGCACGAGGTGCCGCTTATTAATGTCTCAGCGGTTTTCGATGCCGGGGCGGTGCAGGATGGTAACCGTTACGGTCTGGCCAATATGACGGCCGATGCCCTGCTGTTTGGCAGTGCCAAATACCCAAAAGCGCAGCTGGAGGAAAAAACCGAGTACGTCGGGGCCAGCATTGATACATATGCGGGAAAGGAAGTCGCCAAGCTCTCGGCTTCGTTCGCCGTGAAGGATCAGGACCTGCTGTTCGATATTATTCAGGACGTAATTACCCGGCCGACGTTCGATCAGGCGGAATTTGATAAGTATAAGCAGCGGCAGCTGCTTCAGCTTACGATGCAGAAAGAAAGCCCGCGGGCCGTGGTGAACTCGTATTTCAACCGGTTTGTGTTCGAAGGGCATCCGTATGCCAACCCCGTAACGGGTACACCAACGGCGGTGTCGGCTATCTCGGCCAGCGACGCCCGGCAGTTTTATCAGAAAAACTTTACCGCCGACCGGTCAGCCATCGCTATTGTGGGCGACTTCAACACGGCCGACATGAAAAAGCGGATTACCAGCCTGCTGGGGGGCTGGAAAACGCCAGCTGCGACCTCGCCCAGGCTAACTGACCCTACGTTCGCCTTCTCGGGCAACCGGGTGCTGCTGATCAACAAAGATGACGCCCGCGAAACAACGTTCCTGATCGGTGGCAAGGGCATTACGCAGAACAACCCCGATTTTATTCCGGTCACGGTGGTCAACACGATTCTGGGCGGACGGTTTACATCCTGGCTCAATGACGCGCTGCGGGTTAACTCGGGCCTGACGTACGGAGCCGGGAGCCGGTTTGGTACCTACCGGAACAGCGGTACGTTCGCTATCTCGACATTTACCAAAGTGAGCACCACCACGGAGGCAATTGACATGGCCCTGCAGGTACTCGACAGTCTGCACCGTACGGGTATTGACGAAAAAACGCTGACATCGGCCAAGAATTACGTCAAAGCCGATTTCCCGCCCCGGTACGAGTCGGCGAGTGAGCTGGCCAGTCTGCTGACGGATATGTTCAGCCTGGGTTTCGATGAATCGTTCATCAACAACTTCCAGAAAAACGTGGATGGACTGACGGTGGCTAGAACCCGCCAGATTATCGATCAGTATTTCCCGAAAAATAATCTGCAGTTCGTTCTGATCGGTAAAGCAGAAACCATTCGGGATAAGGTAAAGAAATACGGGACGATTACTGAGAAGGAAATTAAGGCGGATGGGTTTTAA
- a CDS encoding AAA family ATPase, with amino-acid sequence MSEKIAQPVSKLCLFGPESVGKTTMARQLATEYQTVFVPEVARDLITSNEFSLDDIVRIGHAQTQAVLAAEQKANRILFCDTDVITTQIYSDIYLGQVPPVLYELEQQIQYDAYVLLDIDVPWVADGLRDLGHRRTELMTRFKTELDHRNLPYVLVSGSYSERLTTVRQLADQLLNAPGSV; translated from the coding sequence ATGAGTGAGAAAATAGCGCAGCCAGTTAGTAAACTTTGCCTGTTCGGCCCCGAAAGTGTGGGAAAGACCACCATGGCTCGGCAGTTAGCAACCGAGTACCAGACCGTTTTTGTGCCCGAAGTTGCCCGCGACCTCATTACCTCCAATGAGTTCTCGTTAGACGACATTGTCCGCATCGGGCACGCGCAGACCCAGGCCGTACTAGCCGCCGAGCAGAAGGCCAACCGCATCTTATTTTGCGATACCGACGTAATAACCACGCAGATTTATTCGGATATTTATCTGGGTCAGGTGCCGCCCGTTCTCTATGAACTGGAGCAGCAAATTCAGTACGACGCCTACGTTTTGCTGGATATTGATGTGCCCTGGGTGGCCGATGGATTACGTGATCTGGGCCACCGACGAACCGAACTAATGACTCGGTTTAAGACTGAACTTGACCACCGTAACCTTCCCTACGTCCTAGTAAGTGGCTCATACTCAGAACGTCTTACTACCGTACGTCAACTGGCTGATCAACTTCTGAACGCCCCCGGTTCCGTATAG
- a CDS encoding PVC-type heme-binding CxxCH protein: MTSFRLPNFIRSRRALTLSAAGLLVSGAFIGAYQNRNLNAASSRYLTSLFAQLSDDDKHDPKYAVGSLNVAPGLEATLFAAEPMLTNPTNIDVDAKGRVWVCEAYNYRPAVNGNPTRKEGDRIVILEDQNGDGKADVTKVFYQGQDIESPLGIWVQGNKVIVSDSPNVWVLTDENGDDKADKKELLFSGIGGEQHDHGMHTFVFGPDGKWYFNFGNEGRQLLDKDGKPVVDIATGKTIDRTNFKQGMVFRCDPDGKNVELLGQNFRNNYEVAVDSYGTLWQSDNDDDGNKGVRINYVMEYGNYGYTDEMTGAGWQANRENIEPETPRRHWHLNDPGVVPNLLQTGAGSPTGIIVYEGKLLPQQFQNQVIHCDAGPNVVRSYPVQKEGAGYTARIVNVLEGARDQWFRPADICIAPDGSLIIADWYDPGVGGHQAGDQNRGRVYRVAPPNSPYKMPKVDVTTTDGAIEALQSPNMAIRYAGWQKLHEMGGKAEKALAKMYKSSADPRMQARALWLLSKLDKGQKYVETALKSNNPDLRITALRAARQLGSDQTISAVKQLVNDSDAHVRRECAIALRLSKSAEAPSLWAQLANKHDGNDRWYLEALGIGADGNWDSYYTAWVKQLNGDPLANAGGQDIVWRARTRESVPMLAKLAGDAGTDLNQRLRYFRAFDFNPGAVEKSNALLGILQANSGSTDVTKLALRHLDPDFVKTSSVASSALTKLMDDIYGTKEYIELVTRYEPTSENARLKQMAMAKASDVIGRDAARQLLKQNGSPLVWDVINGNDTDATLNMLTALRRVGNKESLEILKNVALDEKRPVAVRREAVRSLGGSYEGEEIVLALLKSGEIKGEYKAPAVQGVSGAWRKKIRQEAATYLDAGTATSSKKLPAMNELLAMNGDATKGVNVFKTNCTICHQVNGEGMDFGPKLSEIGSKLPKEGQYLAILHPDAGISFGFEGWEVKFKDGSTMSGIVSSKTETDLQMKFPGGVVQNYKMADVVSMKKLDSSMMPSGLQDAMSTQELVDLVEYLASLKKK; this comes from the coding sequence ATGACTTCTTTTCGGCTACCAAACTTTATACGTTCCCGGCGAGCGCTAACGCTCTCAGCGGCTGGCTTGCTGGTGAGTGGGGCCTTCATTGGTGCCTACCAGAACCGAAACCTGAACGCAGCCTCCAGCCGTTACCTGACGAGCCTGTTTGCCCAGCTTAGCGACGACGATAAGCACGACCCAAAATATGCCGTGGGTAGTCTGAACGTCGCGCCGGGACTGGAAGCCACGCTGTTCGCGGCTGAGCCAATGCTGACGAATCCGACCAACATTGACGTAGATGCCAAAGGGCGCGTGTGGGTCTGCGAAGCTTACAACTACCGCCCGGCCGTCAACGGTAACCCGACACGTAAGGAAGGCGACCGGATTGTGATTCTGGAAGACCAGAACGGCGACGGTAAAGCCGACGTTACGAAGGTTTTTTACCAGGGACAGGACATCGAATCGCCCCTCGGTATCTGGGTGCAGGGCAATAAAGTAATCGTCTCCGATAGCCCGAACGTCTGGGTGCTGACCGACGAGAACGGCGATGACAAGGCCGATAAAAAAGAATTACTGTTTAGTGGAATTGGGGGCGAACAGCACGATCACGGCATGCATACGTTCGTGTTCGGCCCGGACGGCAAATGGTATTTTAACTTCGGTAACGAAGGCCGCCAGCTATTGGACAAGGACGGAAAACCGGTGGTGGATATTGCGACCGGCAAAACCATCGACCGGACTAATTTTAAACAGGGTATGGTGTTCCGCTGCGACCCCGACGGTAAAAACGTAGAGTTGCTGGGCCAGAACTTCCGGAACAACTACGAAGTTGCCGTTGACTCCTATGGTACGCTCTGGCAGTCGGACAATGATGACGATGGCAACAAAGGCGTGCGGATTAATTACGTTATGGAGTACGGCAACTACGGCTATACCGACGAGATGACCGGTGCAGGCTGGCAGGCCAACCGCGAAAATATTGAACCCGAAACGCCCCGGCGTCACTGGCACCTGAACGACCCCGGCGTTGTGCCGAACCTGCTTCAGACCGGGGCCGGTTCGCCAACGGGTATCATCGTTTACGAAGGAAAACTCCTGCCTCAGCAGTTCCAGAATCAGGTCATCCACTGCGATGCAGGTCCGAACGTAGTCCGGTCGTATCCGGTGCAGAAAGAGGGTGCGGGCTATACGGCCAGGATTGTGAATGTTCTGGAAGGTGCACGGGACCAGTGGTTCCGCCCCGCCGATATCTGCATAGCGCCGGATGGTTCGCTGATTATTGCCGACTGGTACGACCCCGGTGTAGGTGGTCACCAGGCAGGCGATCAGAACCGGGGCCGGGTGTATCGTGTGGCCCCGCCCAACTCACCCTATAAAATGCCGAAGGTTGACGTAACCACTACTGACGGTGCGATTGAAGCGCTGCAAAGTCCGAACATGGCAATACGGTATGCGGGCTGGCAGAAGCTGCACGAGATGGGTGGAAAAGCCGAGAAAGCGCTGGCAAAGATGTATAAAAGCAGTGCTGATCCACGGATGCAGGCTCGTGCCCTGTGGCTGCTGAGCAAACTGGACAAAGGTCAGAAATACGTGGAGACGGCTTTGAAAAGCAATAATCCTGATCTGCGGATTACCGCGCTTCGGGCGGCCCGCCAGCTTGGCAGCGACCAAACCATTTCGGCCGTAAAACAACTGGTCAACGATTCGGATGCCCATGTTCGTCGGGAGTGCGCCATCGCTTTACGTTTGAGCAAGTCCGCTGAGGCACCGTCACTTTGGGCACAGTTGGCTAACAAACACGATGGCAACGATCGCTGGTATCTGGAAGCACTCGGTATTGGTGCCGATGGCAACTGGGATAGCTATTACACCGCTTGGGTGAAGCAACTCAACGGCGATCCGCTGGCTAACGCCGGTGGTCAGGATATTGTCTGGCGCGCTCGCACGAGGGAATCTGTGCCCATGCTTGCTAAACTGGCGGGTGATGCCGGCACCGATCTGAACCAGCGGCTGCGGTACTTCCGGGCGTTCGACTTTAACCCCGGTGCCGTAGAAAAATCAAACGCCCTGTTAGGAATTCTGCAGGCAAACAGCGGCTCTACCGACGTAACCAAGCTGGCCCTGCGCCACCTGGATCCTGACTTTGTGAAAACCTCGTCTGTGGCCTCCAGTGCGTTAACCAAACTCATGGATGACATATACGGCACTAAGGAGTACATTGAGCTGGTTACGCGCTATGAGCCGACTTCCGAAAACGCCCGCCTGAAGCAGATGGCCATGGCGAAAGCCTCGGACGTAATCGGCCGGGATGCCGCCCGACAACTGCTGAAGCAGAACGGTAGCCCGCTGGTTTGGGACGTCATTAATGGCAATGATACCGATGCTACGCTGAACATGCTGACCGCTTTACGTCGGGTGGGCAACAAAGAATCGCTGGAAATCCTGAAGAATGTCGCTTTAGATGAAAAACGGCCGGTGGCTGTTCGTCGGGAGGCTGTTCGCTCACTAGGTGGCAGCTACGAGGGTGAGGAGATCGTACTGGCGCTGCTTAAGTCGGGTGAGATCAAGGGCGAATACAAGGCGCCCGCCGTGCAGGGTGTTAGCGGAGCGTGGCGGAAAAAGATTCGTCAGGAAGCTGCGACCTACCTGGACGCAGGAACCGCTACCAGCAGCAAAAAGCTCCCGGCTATGAACGAGTTGTTGGCCATGAACGGCGACGCGACAAAAGGCGTCAACGTCTTTAAAACGAACTGCACCATTTGCCACCAGGTCAACGGTGAAGGTATGGACTTCGGCCCGAAACTGTCGGAGATTGGTTCCAAGCTGCCGAAAGAAGGGCAGTATCTGGCTATTCTGCATCCTGACGCCGGTATCAGTTTCGGTTTTGAGGGCTGGGAGGTGAAATTCAAGGATGGCAGCACCATGTCGGGTATCGTTTCGAGCAAGACAGAAACCGATCTGCAAATGAAATTCCCCGGTGGTGTCGTGCAGAACTATAAAATGGCTGATGTAGTCTCGATGAAGAAACTGGATTCGTCCATGATGCCATCGGGTCTCCAGGATGCCATGAGTACGCAGGAGCTGGTTGACCTGGTTGAATACTTAGCAAGTTTGAAAAAGAAATAA
- a CDS encoding isoamylase early set domain-containing protein, giving the protein MAVAKQFLKSKPVCKVTFELPADAVNGAKTVALAGEFNNWDATAQVLKKQKDGSYKTTVELPVGNEYQYRYILDGATWVNDSAADKYVASGVSDAQNSVVVL; this is encoded by the coding sequence ATGGCAGTTGCCAAACAATTTCTCAAAAGTAAGCCTGTTTGTAAAGTAACGTTTGAGTTGCCGGCGGATGCCGTCAACGGTGCCAAGACGGTCGCCCTGGCCGGTGAGTTCAACAACTGGGACGCCACAGCTCAGGTGCTGAAAAAGCAAAAAGATGGTTCGTATAAGACGACGGTTGAGTTGCCAGTTGGCAACGAGTATCAATACCGTTACATTCTCGATGGCGCGACTTGGGTAAATGACTCGGCTGCCGACAAATACGTAGCAAGCGGAGTTTCTGACGCTCAGAATTCGGTGGTTGTATTGTAA
- a CDS encoding hydroxypyruvate isomerase family protein, with translation MQRRNFVKSTLGVAGAAISGEAMANNWHSQPNLLAKNTFKLKYAPHIGMFENSAGKDPIDQIKYMADLGFMALEDNGMMGREPALQEKMGRELDRLGMTMGVFVLDKGGNSQNALAAGKPEFIDIFLNGCRRAVETAKRCNAKWTTVVPGDFQRNLPIGIQTGNVIDALRRGADILAPAGLTMVLEPLSDTPNLFLRTSDQTYEICRGVNSPSCKILFDIYHMQKNEGHIIPHIDWAWNEIAYFQIGDNPGRNEPTTGEINYKNVFKHIYKKAKAENKEFVFGMEHGKSMPGKEGEMALVKAYLESDSFTV, from the coding sequence ATGCAACGACGCAATTTTGTCAAATCGACTCTCGGTGTAGCCGGAGCCGCTATCTCGGGTGAAGCAATGGCCAACAACTGGCACTCGCAGCCCAATCTTCTGGCTAAGAATACGTTCAAGCTCAAATATGCCCCTCATATCGGCATGTTTGAAAACAGCGCCGGTAAAGATCCGATTGATCAGATCAAATACATGGCCGACTTGGGCTTTATGGCCCTGGAAGACAACGGCATGATGGGACGTGAACCGGCTCTGCAGGAAAAAATGGGCAGGGAACTGGATCGGCTGGGAATGACGATGGGCGTGTTCGTACTCGATAAAGGTGGAAACTCGCAGAACGCGCTGGCTGCCGGAAAACCCGAATTCATAGACATTTTTCTGAATGGATGCCGGCGGGCCGTAGAAACGGCAAAACGGTGTAACGCTAAATGGACCACGGTCGTCCCCGGCGATTTTCAGCGGAATCTGCCGATTGGTATCCAGACCGGAAACGTAATCGATGCTCTGCGTCGGGGCGCCGATATTCTGGCACCTGCAGGTTTGACGATGGTACTGGAGCCGTTAAGCGATACGCCGAACCTGTTTCTGCGCACCTCCGATCAGACCTACGAAATCTGCCGGGGCGTCAACAGCCCGTCGTGCAAGATTCTGTTCGATATCTATCACATGCAGAAAAACGAAGGGCACATTATTCCGCATATTGACTGGGCCTGGAACGAAATTGCTTATTTCCAGATCGGCGACAACCCCGGACGGAACGAACCAACCACGGGGGAGATCAATTACAAGAATGTGTTCAAGCACATTTACAAAAAAGCCAAAGCCGAGAACAAGGAGTTTGTGTTCGGGATGGAGCACGGCAAATCAATGCCCGGCAAGGAAGGCGAAATGGCGCTAGTGAAAGCGTACCTCGAATCGGACAGCTTTACGGTTTAA
- a CDS encoding DUF5074 domain-containing protein, giving the protein MNNQLKKSILLGLVALSAWNCQTPDPQPSPYESGAYILNAGNFTDNNGSISFLPRNSTTPVTDIFNAANTRTLTGGVRDYTEIDGKGVILVDNSTAGQDKIEVVEAGTFKSLVTFKAPDVENPRYVVYAGPNKAYISCWGATGSGTNFFANPGYVLVLNLASRTIAKKIPVTKGAERMVVVGKEAFVGSAGGDRVLTVINTETDEVQQPGLDIGVNPNPIAFDGNGKLWAYASSTKEMVRINPNTKFAEVRLKVGSGSKSPGSIVLSADKQFFYFVNSFYDPADNYKEKGETYRFSINDTSIPATTPFIPRLFSGLGVDSSDPRGLIYAGVTPSYKQAGYVLRYLPSGALVDSVRAEIAPSGFFFR; this is encoded by the coding sequence ATGAACAACCAATTGAAGAAGAGCATCCTCCTTGGGTTAGTGGCCCTGAGCGCGTGGAATTGTCAAACGCCAGACCCCCAGCCTTCGCCCTATGAGTCGGGGGCGTATATCTTAAACGCTGGTAATTTTACCGACAACAACGGTTCCATTTCGTTCCTCCCGCGCAACTCAACCACCCCGGTAACGGACATTTTCAACGCAGCCAACACCCGTACGCTGACGGGTGGCGTACGCGACTACACCGAAATCGACGGCAAGGGCGTAATTCTGGTTGACAACAGCACGGCCGGTCAGGATAAGATTGAGGTAGTCGAAGCCGGGACGTTCAAGTCGCTGGTTACGTTTAAAGCTCCCGACGTCGAGAATCCTCGTTACGTCGTGTATGCCGGCCCGAACAAGGCGTATATCAGCTGCTGGGGCGCAACCGGGAGCGGAACTAATTTCTTCGCCAATCCTGGGTATGTACTGGTTCTGAATCTGGCCTCGAGAACCATCGCGAAGAAGATTCCGGTAACTAAGGGAGCCGAACGGATGGTTGTAGTCGGGAAGGAAGCCTTCGTCGGGAGCGCCGGTGGCGACCGCGTTCTGACGGTTATCAACACCGAAACGGATGAAGTGCAGCAGCCCGGTCTCGATATCGGGGTTAATCCCAATCCGATTGCCTTCGACGGCAACGGAAAACTATGGGCGTATGCTTCTTCAACGAAAGAAATGGTGCGGATAAACCCGAACACTAAGTTTGCCGAAGTCCGGCTGAAGGTAGGCAGTGGCAGCAAATCGCCCGGCTCGATTGTGCTGAGCGCCGACAAGCAGTTCTTCTATTTTGTGAACTCCTTCTACGACCCGGCGGATAACTACAAAGAAAAAGGCGAGACGTACCGCTTTTCAATCAACGACACCAGTATTCCGGCTACAACGCCCTTTATTCCGCGCCTGTTCAGTGGTCTGGGCGTTGATTCCAGCGACCCACGCGGATTGATTTATGCCGGCGTGACGCCCTCCTATAAGCAGGCGGGTTACGTTCTCCGCTATTTGCCCAGTGGTGCGCTGGTTGATTCGGTGCGGGCCGAAATTGCCCCGAGTGGGTTTTTCTTCCGTTAA
- a CDS encoding acyltransferase family protein: MAPVLPAETKRQESYFTWLRTIYTGFFASNTRLTWIDYARAVSIMVVVYGHTATGVAKAVGGVAPAILYVPQLYNHRMAVFFLVSGMFIQSSIAKRGYKGFVWNRFATLLYPYFLWGALQLTTQILLSGQTNTKRDWTYYLYLFYNPHEVDQFWYLYALVSVAVMFALTFHFLRIRGLWQVALGLVMRYFAPMVQDYSAPYYLMYFYVFTAVGYVLTDEMLKRDLLGRINAKAWTLALLPVFVASQWYWHTTGRDNVNNMVYLAITLGGVAMSILVCYLLSRWGAARWMRFIGYHSLYIYLVHIFIVSGLRIVATKVLHFYQPIPLIIIGIVLGLTLPILFYHLALRFGAWWLFSCDKSEMDAYKRPKPVPQPAAAIS; this comes from the coding sequence ATGGCACCAGTTTTACCCGCCGAAACTAAACGACAGGAATCCTACTTTACCTGGCTCAGAACGATCTATACGGGTTTCTTCGCCAGTAATACCCGTCTGACCTGGATCGATTATGCCCGCGCTGTTTCGATCATGGTCGTTGTGTATGGCCACACGGCCACCGGCGTGGCAAAAGCGGTGGGTGGGGTGGCACCCGCTATCCTGTATGTTCCGCAGCTCTATAATCACCGCATGGCGGTATTCTTTCTGGTGTCAGGCATGTTTATCCAGAGCAGTATCGCCAAGCGGGGCTATAAAGGGTTTGTCTGGAATCGGTTCGCAACCTTACTTTACCCGTATTTTTTGTGGGGCGCACTGCAACTGACTACCCAGATTCTGCTGTCGGGACAGACCAACACCAAACGCGACTGGACGTATTATCTGTATCTGTTCTATAATCCCCACGAAGTAGACCAGTTCTGGTATCTCTACGCGCTTGTGAGCGTAGCTGTTATGTTTGCCCTGACTTTCCACTTTCTCAGGATTCGGGGGCTGTGGCAGGTGGCGCTGGGACTGGTGATGCGGTATTTCGCGCCGATGGTACAGGACTACAGTGCTCCGTATTACCTGATGTATTTCTACGTCTTCACGGCGGTTGGCTATGTACTGACCGATGAGATGCTGAAGCGCGATTTGCTTGGTCGGATCAATGCCAAAGCCTGGACCCTGGCTCTGCTACCGGTGTTTGTGGCTTCGCAGTGGTACTGGCACACCACGGGCCGAGACAATGTCAATAACATGGTTTATCTGGCAATCACGCTCGGGGGCGTAGCCATGAGTATTCTGGTTTGTTATCTGCTCAGCCGGTGGGGCGCTGCCCGCTGGATGCGCTTCATAGGCTACCATTCCCTCTATATTTATCTGGTTCACATCTTCATCGTATCGGGCCTGCGCATTGTAGCCACGAAGGTGCTGCATTTTTATCAGCCCATACCGCTGATTATCATTGGCATTGTCCTGGGATTAACCTTACCCATTCTATTCTATCACCTGGCCCTGCGCTTTGGTGCCTGGTGGCTGTTTTCATGCGATAAATCCGAGATGGATGCGTATAAACGCCCGAAACCAGTACCGCAACCGGCGGCTGCCATATCGTAG